The genomic DNA AAAATCACCCTCAACGGACAGGACATCTATTATGAGGTGGGGGGTGCAGGTCCACCCGTGGTGTTCATTCACGGCATTGGAGGGGGCAACTCCGGGTACCAGTGGATCAAGAATGTCCCTGAGTTCCTGGCCGGACATCGGGTGTATGTGCTGGATTTGCCTGGCTTTGGGCGCAGCATGGCCCGACCCCAGCATTACAGTGCTGGACTTTATGTGGCAGCCATCGAAGCTTTTTTGAAAGAAGTGGTGCATGAGCCCTGCACGGTGGTGGCTTCCAGCCTGGCGGGTGCATATGCCATCAAGATCGCCCATGATTCCCCGGACCTGATCAAAAAGCTGGCCCTGGTGTCGCCCACCGGAATTGATCAGCTCATTGATCCGCCCAACATGGCGTTTTACCACCAGCTGATTGGGTCTCCCATCGGGAGCCTGTTCTCTTTGCTGATTCGCAGCCGTCTGAGTGTCAGTTATTTTCTGAACCAGCAGGTTTACCTGGACCGTGACCTGATCAATGAGGGCATCAAGGATGTCTACCACATGCACCTGCAGCTTCCCCATGCCCAGTACCCCATTTTTGCCTTCATCACCGGGCACCTGAACCTGAACATCAAGAAGGAATGGGAGAACCTGACCCAGCCCACCGTGGTGGTGTGGGGGGCCAGAGACATCAACACGCCTGTGAAAGGCCTGCAGAACTTCAAAGACCTCAAACCTGAACTGGAATCCCAGGTTCTTTATGCCCGGGCCATTCCCAACGACGAGAAATCTGTAGAGTTCAATGGGTTCCTCAAGCAATTTCTGGGGGATCCCACGGGAGAGGATGTTTTGACCCCAAATCACAATTGAGCCTGGAGGACTGACCTTACTGTAGTTCAGGCTTCTGAAGTTGTTTTTGCATT from Deinococcus roseus includes the following:
- a CDS encoding alpha/beta fold hydrolase; the protein is MKLSIRKTIGFFALLTVGVYLFAPRRILTVLPTPRIPGMEEGKKITLNGQDIYYEVGGAGPPVVFIHGIGGGNSGYQWIKNVPEFLAGHRVYVLDLPGFGRSMARPQHYSAGLYVAAIEAFLKEVVHEPCTVVASSLAGAYAIKIAHDSPDLIKKLALVSPTGIDQLIDPPNMAFYHQLIGSPIGSLFSLLIRSRLSVSYFLNQQVYLDRDLINEGIKDVYHMHLQLPHAQYPIFAFITGHLNLNIKKEWENLTQPTVVVWGARDINTPVKGLQNFKDLKPELESQVLYARAIPNDEKSVEFNGFLKQFLGDPTGEDVLTPNHN